The Vulcanimicrobium alpinum sequence GCAGATAGCGAAGCGCATGGCGCTCGACGCGGCCGCGGCGCGCCGGCTCGGCCTGCTTTTCGCGCTCACCGGCGCGGTCGCCGAACCCGAGCACGACGCGTTCGATCCGCTCTCGCGGTTCGCCCGCGAGCGCCGCGCGGCCGCGGCGCGGCGCGCGGCGTCGATCGCGGCCGCCGTACCGCGGTTCGCCGGCGACGCGCCGGTTCTCGCCGCGTCGGCGCGCTGGTACGAAGAGCGGGCCGGCGAGCCGCTCGCCGCGGTGCTCGGCGTCGCGGTCGCGCTCGACGCGCTGCCGCCCCACGACGCTCCACGTTTGATCGCGGCCGCCGCCGGAACGCAGTTCGATCCGGCGGTCGTGCAGGCGTACTTGGCGGCGCTCGGGATGCCGACGTGATCGATCTGCCGGTGACGACGCGCCGCGTCTCCGGGACGCGGCTCCTCGATCTGTGCCAAGCGCGCGGGATCGCGAGCCCCGTCGATCCGTTCATGGGCCTGCCGATGCACCTCAACGCGCTCAAGCGGCACGGGATCGCGGTGCACGGCGGCGACCTGCTCGAGTGGTTCGTGCGCGCCGGCGAAGGCCTGGTCGTCAACGATTTCACGATCCTGCGCGAGAGCGAGGTCGCCGAGGTCGTCGAGATGCTGCCCGGGCGCATCTATCCGAACGATCTCTTCCGCGCGTGGGAAGGCGTATTCTTCAGCGAGGACCAGTGCCGCTATCTCGGCGTGTGGCACGCGAACGTGCACGCGCTGCGCAGCGACGGCCAAACCGGTCTCGCGATCGCCGGGCTCTGGCACGTGCTGTGCCACTGGCTGCTCAAGGCGCGCTATCCCGACGATCTCGTCGACGTCCCGCCGAGCGAACTGGCGTGGCACTACATTCGCGAGACCGAGCGCTGGGTGATCGACAACGGAAAACGCAACACGGTGCGCCGCGGCGACTTCGCCGCGACGCTCGGCCGCGTCCGCGCCGACGCCGTCTACATCGCGCCGCCGGGCCGGATCTCGAGCGCGAAGATCGACCCGCGGGTGTGGATGTGGGAAGCATGGTGGCAGGGCGATCCCTACCTTAACGTCGAGCGTCTGTACCGCGACAAAGTCTTCGGCGGCCGCACGCACGACGATCCCGCCTACGACCGCGCCGTCGGCGAGGTGCTCGCCGCAGCCGAGGCGGCGCCCTACGTCGAAGCATCACGTCCGCGCGTCGAGACCGTAAGCCCGAACGCCGACGAACACTACCTCATCGCCTCACGCTAAACGCCGTCAGCGCGCGGGTTCGGCTGACTGGAAGCGGTACCACACCAGCGAGAGCAACGCAAGGATCACCGCGACGATCCCGTGCTTGACGTGCACGCCGGAGGGGATGAAGTGGCCGGTCCAATACAGCACGGCGACGATCAGGAAGACGACGGCGAGGACGAGCGCGGCTTGTTTCACGACGGAATCACTTTCGTTACGAAGAGGAAACACGAGATCGCTCCCGCCGCGACACAATACCACGCGAACGGCGCCAAGTCGTTGTGCTTGAACCAGCGGGTGAGAAATGCCACCGAGGCGTAGGCGGTGACGCCGGCGACGACGCAGCCGACCGCCGACTCGACGAGCACGACGTGCGCCTCGGGAGCGAAGAGGGTCGGGATCTCGAGCACGGCGGCGGCGAGAATGACCGGGGTCGCGAGCAGAAACGAGTAGCGCGCCGCGTCGTCGTGGTGCAGGTCTCGCAAGAGCCCCGCGACGATCGCCGAGCCCGAGCGCGAAATCCCCGGCAGCAGCGCCAGCGACTGTGCGAGCCCGACCAGGACGCCGTCACGCGGCGTCAGTTCCGGCAGGCGCCGGTACGGATGGTCCGGCCGCGCGTGCTGGCGGCGCCGGAGCCACTCCCCCAGCAGCATCACGAAGCCGTTGGCGAAGAGAAACAGTGAGACCGGAATCGGCGACGCGAAAAGCGATTTCACCGCGGACTGAAAGAGCACGCCCAGCACGCCGACCGGGATCGTTCCGGCGACGAGGAGCCACGCGGTGCGTTCGATCGGATCGCTGCCAATGCGCCCGCGCACGACGCTCGCAACGAGCGCACGGACGATCGCGATCCAGTCACGGCGGTAAAAGACGATCAGCGCCAGCGCGGTTCCGAGGTGAAGAACGACGACGAACGCCAGGAACGACTCGGAACCTTCGTCGATGTTCCATCGCAGCAATGCGGGTACGAGCACGGTGTGCCCGAGACTGCTGATCGGAAAGAGTTCGCTGACACCCTGCAGCACCGCGAGCAGCATCGCCTGCACGAACGTCACGTCCGCAACGGTTCGCATGCAGGGGAGGCTTTCCCGCTCGCGGTGAAGCCGCGCGCGTGAGTGATGCACGGTCGCACCGGCGGCTGAACGATGCGCCCCTGCTCGTCTCGTACACGATCGGCGACGAGTTCGCGGCCGCGCTCACGCAGACGTA is a genomic window containing:
- a CDS encoding undecaprenyl-diphosphate phosphatase: MRTVADVTFVQAMLLAVLQGVSELFPISSLGHTVLVPALLRWNIDEGSESFLAFVVVLHLGTALALIVFYRRDWIAIVRALVASVVRGRIGSDPIERTAWLLVAGTIPVGVLGVLFQSAVKSLFASPIPVSLFLFANGFVMLLGEWLRRRQHARPDHPYRRLPELTPRDGVLVGLAQSLALLPGISRSGSAIVAGLLRDLHHDDAARYSFLLATPVILAAAVLEIPTLFAPEAHVVLVESAVGCVVAGVTAYASVAFLTRWFKHNDLAPFAWYCVAAGAISCFLFVTKVIPS